Proteins encoded within one genomic window of Cytophagales bacterium:
- the queG gene encoding tRNA epoxyqueuosine(34) reductase QueG encodes MNIDKHTALVKSIAKDLQFDFCGISKAAFLEEEASKLETWLKRGYQGQMGYLENHFEKRLDPTRLVPGAKSVVSLIYNYYPDKIHESNGPKIAKYAYGQDYHHVIKQKLHDFLDKLQEQIGAISGRAFVDSAPVHERAWAAKAGLGWVGKNTLLLNREMGSFFFLAELIIDLELVPDGPMKDYCGTCSRCIDACPTDAIPEPYVVDGSKCISYLTIELKESIPEAFKGKMEGWAFGCDICQDVCPWNRFSKPNAEPAFQPQGWEGFQEQDWMELTEETFRKVFKKSAVKRTKFAGLQRNLQFIRSK; translated from the coding sequence TTGAACATTGACAAGCACACCGCTTTAGTCAAATCCATTGCCAAAGACCTCCAATTTGATTTTTGTGGTATCTCAAAAGCGGCCTTTTTAGAAGAAGAGGCCTCAAAACTCGAAACCTGGCTCAAAAGAGGTTATCAAGGTCAGATGGGCTATCTGGAAAACCATTTCGAAAAGCGCCTTGATCCAACCAGGCTGGTACCCGGAGCTAAATCTGTGGTTTCATTGATCTATAATTATTATCCGGACAAGATACACGAGTCCAACGGGCCCAAGATTGCCAAGTACGCGTATGGCCAGGATTACCATCATGTAATCAAACAAAAGCTCCACGACTTTTTAGACAAGCTACAGGAGCAAATTGGAGCGATCTCCGGTCGGGCTTTTGTGGATTCGGCGCCAGTTCATGAGCGAGCCTGGGCAGCTAAAGCTGGCTTAGGTTGGGTGGGGAAAAACACCTTATTGCTCAATCGTGAGATGGGAAGTTTTTTCTTCTTAGCGGAACTAATTATTGATTTGGAACTAGTGCCTGATGGACCGATGAAAGACTATTGTGGTACTTGTTCCCGATGCATAGATGCCTGTCCCACTGATGCAATTCCCGAGCCATATGTGGTTGATGGAAGCAAGTGCATTTCCTATCTCACAATTGAATTAAAGGAATCTATTCCTGAAGCATTCAAGGGAAAAATGGAAGGATGGGCGTTTGGATGCGACATCTGTCAGGATGTTTGTCCCTGGAATCGCTTCTCAAAACCTAATGCCGAGCCAGCTTTTCAACCACAGGGGTGGGAAGGTTTTCAAGAGCAAGATTGGATGGAACTCACCGAAGAGACCTTTCGCAAGGTCTTTAAAAAATCAGCAGTGAAGCGAACAAAGTTTGCTGGGCTTCAAAGAAATCTTCAGTTTATAAGGTCGAAATAG
- the ruvB gene encoding Holliday junction branch migration DNA helicase RuvB, translating to MREDYLTGEGDDLSSSEKEFEKALRPLSFEDFSGQQKVVDNLKIFVGAAKMRGEPLDHVLLHGPPGLGKTTLSHIIANELGSNIKITSGPVLDKPGELAGLLTNLEDHDVLFIDEIHRLNPIVEEYLYSAMEDYKIDIMLDSGPNARTVQIGLNPFTLIGATTRSGLLTAPLRARFGINARLEYYDAKLLTRIVGRSADILGAAIDEEAAYEIARRSRGTPRIANNLLRRTRDFAQVKGDGSITLDIAKMALNALDVDDHGLDEMDNRILATIITKFKGGPVGLSTIATACGEEAETIEEVYEPFLIMEGFIKRTARGRQATELAYQHLGEIPPQKMGTLF from the coding sequence ATGAGAGAAGATTATTTAACGGGTGAAGGTGACGACTTGTCATCATCGGAGAAAGAGTTTGAGAAAGCACTGCGGCCGCTTAGTTTCGAAGACTTTAGTGGGCAGCAAAAGGTGGTTGACAACCTCAAAATCTTTGTAGGGGCGGCAAAAATGCGTGGTGAACCCCTCGATCATGTACTATTGCACGGCCCTCCTGGCCTGGGAAAAACTACCCTCTCTCACATCATTGCCAATGAATTAGGCTCAAATATCAAGATCACCAGTGGGCCAGTGCTGGATAAACCTGGAGAATTAGCTGGCTTGCTTACCAATCTGGAAGATCACGATGTGCTGTTCATTGATGAGATCCACCGATTGAATCCCATCGTGGAAGAATACCTGTATTCAGCGATGGAAGATTACAAGATCGACATCATGCTTGATTCCGGTCCAAATGCCCGTACGGTGCAAATTGGATTGAATCCATTCACATTAATAGGAGCTACTACTCGCTCCGGATTATTAACTGCTCCTCTAAGAGCACGATTCGGGATCAACGCCCGGTTGGAATACTACGATGCGAAGCTCTTGACGCGTATAGTGGGCAGATCCGCAGATATTTTGGGGGCAGCCATCGATGAAGAAGCCGCATACGAAATAGCCAGACGAAGCCGAGGTACCCCAAGGATAGCAAACAACCTTCTTAGAAGAACCCGGGATTTTGCTCAGGTAAAAGGAGATGGGTCTATCACGCTCGACATTGCAAAAATGGCGTTGAATGCCCTGGATGTAGACGATCATGGCTTGGATGAAATGGATAATCGTATCCTTGCCACCATCATCACGAAATTCAAAGGGGGACCGGTAGGGCTTTCTACCATTGCTACCGCTTGTGGTGAAGAAGCGGAAACCATCGAGGAAGTTTATGAGCCGTTCTTGATCATGGAAGGCTTCATCAAGAGAACTGCTCGTGGACGTCAGGCGACCGAATTGGCCTATCAGCATTTGGGTGAGATTCCCCCGCAAAAAATGGGCACGTTGTTTTGA